The DNA region GTTTTGCAAAGTCCGATGGGCGTTCCTGTTCAGCGGAAACAGAGGTCCCAGAGGTCGGCCAATGAAAAACTCGGCGTCAGTTAAAACCGATTGCGGAGGAAAAGACCACATGGTTTGTGGGACATCGCTGTGTAGGTGCCCGCTGAGGTGTGGTGTTTTTGTGTTGCGGCGACGCATGTTTGTAGGGGCGTCGCTGTGTGGACGCGCGCTGACTCCGAGCCGTGGCGGCGGCTGCCCCCGCCCACCAACGGGTAGCCAGATGTATAACGTCTGGAATCGCTGACCGACGATCCATCGCGCCTTCAGCAGGCGCTGCCTCGTTCTTCCATCAGCTCGTTCGTGCTGTTCCATCGCTGGCCACGAACGCGCTGCTCTGGCGCCTCGGCAATGCGCCACCATTGTTCGATCCGCTGTCCCAGACGTTGCACGACTGGCCATCTTGTCACGGGCCGCTCGTGCGGCCTCTGGAGGGCGCCCCACCATCATAACGGTGTCATACGAATACGCACAGAAAATCGGAGACTGCCATTTGGATGTTCTGCTCCTGCTCTCCATGTCGCTTCATCAATTATGGCCTTTCTCCGGGCTACTGGTATAAGTCCTGAGCAGTGGCGTAGCGCATGTGGCCGCCATGGCCGGCAGCAGGCAACTGTATGGCAACCATTGGCCAACACCAGACCCTGATGTGGCCGCTCAGCAGCGCGATGAGCGATTTTCCGTACAACCACTTGCTCCGCTCGGTCTTTACTCTTCAGCCGCGCGTGGATGCCGCGCGAGCTTTTTTCTTATAGGATTTAACTCTGGCGCTAACCGTATTGCGATGAATCCCAAGAAACTTAGCCGTCTTGGAGAGATGCCCGTTGTGGCGTTCAAGCGCCTTCATGATAAAGGTCCGTTCAAATGCCGCCAACGCATCTTCCAACCGAATACCGCCCTCAATCATTTCGTCTACCAGGGACTCCAGTTTTGCCTTTAGTGTCATAACGACGCCCCATTGGTGCTACCAATTCACGATGCTGCAAGTATTGGTAGCCTTCGAAAAATTGATCCCTCAACTCCTTTGATGTGGCCATAGTTAAAACCTCGGCGCCTTGGTGCAAGTATGGTGCTGACCGTGCCTGCGCGACTATATCTGGCTGCACAGGAAAAGCGGTGAGCGCCACGTAGACGACTGAACAGATTAACCAGCCGCGGGCCAACCCGAACGCGCCGCCGGCAAGGTGGTCAATCCAACTCAGGTGAGTTTTTTTCAGAAATGCGCGTGTCATTCGCCCTGTCGCTATGCCGCCTGCAACGACCCCCACGAAGATGAGCAGAAACGCCATCAGCATGGCGGTTACCTCCGATTCTGTCCACGGGCGCACGAGGCGTTGCAGGTGCGGATACAAGAGCGACGCCAGAATGACTCCAACAAGGGCGCTGGCCAGACCCCACACGCTTTGCACAAATCCCTTAATCAGGCCAGCCAGCAGTGACAGGCCGACCACAGCAATGACGATGTAGTCGAACGTTGTCATAGCGATTGCCCTGTGATCCGTCGGTATGCCTCCAAGTAACGTTCTGAGGTTGCCTGGACGATGGCAGGCGGAAGCGCTGGCGCCGGCGGTGTTTTGTCCCATGCAAGCGTTTCCAGGTAATCACGCACGAACTGTTTGTCGAAAGATTCTTGCGGTCGTCCTGGGCTGTATGTGGCGAGGTCCCAAAAACGGGATGAGTCAGGCGTCAGTGCCTCGTCTATCCACATCAGGTGGCCATCGCGTAGGCCAAACTCAAATTTGGTGTCGCATAGGATCAATCCGCATCCGAGCAAATGGTCGGCTGCGAGTTGGTAGAGGCGAAGACTCACGCTGCTGAGTTGTTTCGTTAATTCAACGCCAATCTGGTTGGCCATGTATGCTTCCGAGACATTGACGTCATGGCCGGTAGCTGCTTTGGTGGCCGGCGTGAAAATCGGCTCAGGCAAGCGAGCTGATTCAACGAGTCCCGCTGGAAGTCGCCGACCTCCGATGCTGCCGCTTTGCTGATATTCTTTCCAGCCGGAGCCAGCCAGGTAGCCTCGAACGACGCATTCAAACGGTATCACGTCGGCGGCGCGAACCAGCATGGATCGTCCACGCAGATACTCATGCTGTTTGAGCAATGGCGGAAATTGCTCGAAGTCAGCCGTCACCATGTGGTTGGGCACGACGTCACGGAACTTGTCAAACCAGAAGCGAGACAGTTGTGTCAGAACTTCACCTTTGCGCGGGATGCCACTGGGTAACACGCAATCGAATGCGGAAATCCGGTCGCTGGCGACCAGCAGCAGGCGGTCGGCATCAACCTGGTAGACATCCCGGACTTTCCCTTGCTTCAAGCGAGGGAAAGCACGAAGCTCCGTTGTCAACACTACAGCCGGCTGATTCATTTGTCTTGCTTCCTTCAGTTACCCGCTCGGAACCAAACTTTCACGTACCCTCCGTATCCGAGGCCCGGAGTAATGTAGCATAGAGGTTGCGGGTCTGTGAAGCAGAACTACGTCAGAGAGAGCATCGGCGCTAAAAATTTTCCGGTCAACGAGGCTGATGCCTTGACAATCTCTTCGGGTGGGCCTTGAGCAACCACGAAGCCACCGGCATCACCGCCGCCGGGCCCTAGATCAATGATCCAATCAGCGCATTTAATCACGTCCAGATTATGTTCAATAACAATGATAGAGGCTCCTGTGTCGAGCAATCGCTTGAAGGCTTGAAGGAGGCGGTTAATGTCGTCAAAGTGCAGGCCAGTGGTCGGCTCGTCGAACAAGTAGAGCGCGCGCTTTTGTTCGGTCCGAGCCAAATAGCTGGCCAGTTTAATGCGTTGAGCTTCACCTCCCGAAAGCGTAGTGGCCGATTGTCCAAGCCGCAGATAGCCAAGCCCTACTTCCTCCAATAAGGCCAATCGGTCGCTCACACGGGGAGAATCGGCAAACACCTTCATTGCGTCACGAACCGTCAAGTTCAGTACCTCGGCGATGTTCAGTCCTTTGTAATGAATATCCAGGATCGAAGCTTGAAAGCGAGTTCCGCGACACTCCTCGCA from Blastocatellia bacterium includes:
- a CDS encoding helix-turn-helix domain-containing protein; the protein is MIEGGIRLEDALAAFERTFIMKALERHNGHLSKTAKFLGIHRNTVSARVKSYKKKARAASTRG
- a CDS encoding CvpA family protein → MTTFDYIVIAVVGLSLLAGLIKGFVQSVWGLASALVGVILASLLYPHLQRLVRPWTESEVTAMLMAFLLIFVGVVAGGIATGRMTRAFLKKTHLSWIDHLAGGAFGLARGWLICSVVYVALTAFPVQPDIVAQARSAPYLHQGAEVLTMATSKELRDQFFEGYQYLQHRELVAPMGRRYDTKGKTGVPGRRND
- a CDS encoding phosphoribosylaminoimidazolesuccinocarboxamide synthase, producing MNQPAVVLTTELRAFPRLKQGKVRDVYQVDADRLLLVASDRISAFDCVLPSGIPRKGEVLTQLSRFWFDKFRDVVPNHMVTADFEQFPPLLKQHEYLRGRSMLVRAADVIPFECVVRGYLAGSGWKEYQQSGSIGGRRLPAGLVESARLPEPIFTPATKAATGHDVNVSEAYMANQIGVELTKQLSSVSLRLYQLAADHLLGCGLILCDTKFEFGLRDGHLMWIDEALTPDSSRFWDLATYSPGRPQESFDKQFVRDYLETLAWDKTPPAPALPPAIVQATSERYLEAYRRITGQSL